The proteins below come from a single Deltaproteobacteria bacterium genomic window:
- a CDS encoding phosphomannomutase/phosphoglucomutase has product MNPAIFREYDIRGVAEKDFTTDFAVTLGQAYGTYVRALGKRRIAVGRDCRLTSDSYAAALRQGLRSTGIDVVDVGTCPTPLMYFSLYHYDLDGGIQVTGSHNPGDHNGFKICIGKVTIHGEEIQELRKLIEQGKFAGGQGKEQQVPIVPPYQEFVIKQFGRLGRNIHLVVDAGNATAGPVAPRIFREIGCQVTELFCDLDGHFPNHHPDPTIPENLRQLIATVKEAGAEVGVAYDGDADRIGLVDRHGQIVWGDEMLVLFARDILQQHPGATVVSEVKCSQRLFDDVAQHGGTPVMWKSGHSLVKAKMRETGALLGGEMSGHIFFADRYFGYDDAIYASCRMLEILAKNKKEVADLLADLPTSFTTPEIRVDCPDDMKFRLAAKVCERFRDKYDVIDIDGVRVKFPDGWGLVRASNTQPVLVLRFEASTQEKLTEYKTMVERVVEEVKKSLQ; this is encoded by the coding sequence ATGAACCCAGCCATCTTTCGTGAATACGACATTCGTGGAGTCGCTGAGAAAGATTTTACTACTGACTTTGCTGTGACGCTCGGGCAGGCCTATGGCACGTATGTCCGTGCACTTGGTAAACGACGCATCGCTGTTGGTCGCGACTGCCGTCTCACCTCGGATTCTTATGCCGCCGCGTTGCGCCAGGGATTACGCTCGACTGGAATTGATGTTGTTGATGTTGGCACTTGTCCAACGCCACTGATGTATTTTTCCTTGTATCATTACGATCTCGATGGTGGCATCCAAGTCACCGGTAGTCACAATCCAGGAGACCATAACGGCTTCAAAATTTGCATTGGCAAAGTCACAATTCACGGCGAGGAAATTCAGGAATTACGGAAGCTCATTGAGCAGGGGAAATTTGCCGGTGGGCAAGGAAAAGAACAGCAGGTTCCGATTGTTCCACCGTATCAAGAATTTGTCATCAAACAGTTTGGTCGGCTCGGACGGAATATTCACCTTGTCGTCGATGCCGGTAACGCAACTGCTGGTCCGGTTGCGCCACGCATTTTCCGCGAGATCGGGTGTCAGGTAACCGAGTTATTCTGTGATTTAGATGGCCACTTTCCCAATCATCATCCAGACCCCACCATCCCAGAAAACCTCCGACAACTCATTGCCACCGTGAAAGAGGCGGGGGCTGAAGTTGGTGTGGCCTATGACGGAGACGCCGATCGCATCGGACTTGTTGATCGACATGGTCAAATTGTTTGGGGAGACGAGATGTTGGTGCTGTTTGCGCGTGATATTTTACAGCAGCACCCTGGAGCAACAGTTGTCTCTGAAGTGAAATGCTCACAACGCTTGTTTGATGACGTTGCTCAGCATGGTGGAACGCCGGTGATGTGGAAATCTGGTCATTCGTTAGTAAAGGCGAAAATGCGCGAGACGGGCGCATTGCTTGGTGGCGAGATGAGCGGCCATATCTTCTTTGCTGACCGCTATTTTGGTTACGATGATGCGATCTACGCTTCATGTCGCATGCTGGAAATTCTGGCGAAGAATAAAAAAGAAGTGGCCGACCTGCTCGCTGATCTTCCTACTTCGTTCACGACACCAGAGATTCGCGTCGATTGCCCTGACGATATGAAGTTTCGCCTTGCCGCAAAAGTCTGCGAACGATTTCGTGACAAGTATGATGTCATCGATATCGACGGTGTCCGCGTCAAATTTCCTGATGGCTGGGGACTCGTCCGAGCCTCGAACACGCAACCAGTGCTTGTCCTGCGCTTTGAAGCCTCAACGCAGGAAAAATTGACTGAATACAAGACGATGGTGGAGAGAGTGGTGGAGGAGGTGAAGAAAAGTTTGCAGTAA
- a CDS encoding cytochrome C assembly protein, with translation MKRFAPFADNVLPWLTLTTMIAALAMVFLYVPNERVQGIVQRIFYFHLPAAWNTFLGFFIVAGASASYLWQGSRFSDLLAQAAAEIGMVFCTIVLITGSIWARPIWGVWWTWDPRLTMVIVLWTIYAAYLLLRHLAGDTEQIARYAAVLGIVGVLDIPLLHISVRLWRGIHPKIERGGLAPEMMWTLLMCTVAFLCLFAWLLWLRLHNLSLREELVTLRRQALATA, from the coding sequence ATGAAACGGTTTGCCCCATTTGCAGACAATGTCCTTCCCTGGTTAACGTTAACGACAATGATCGCCGCGTTGGCGATGGTGTTTCTTTATGTTCCCAACGAACGTGTCCAGGGAATTGTCCAACGCATCTTTTATTTTCATCTACCTGCAGCCTGGAACACCTTTCTCGGATTTTTCATCGTCGCTGGAGCAAGCGCCTCATACCTATGGCAAGGCAGCCGCTTTTCCGACCTCCTCGCACAAGCAGCCGCAGAAATCGGCATGGTATTCTGCACCATTGTATTGATTACCGGATCAATTTGGGCACGGCCCATCTGGGGAGTGTGGTGGACGTGGGACCCACGCCTTACCATGGTGATCGTATTGTGGACTATCTACGCAGCCTATTTACTGCTGCGTCACCTCGCTGGTGATACTGAACAGATTGCACGCTACGCCGCAGTGCTTGGCATTGTCGGGGTGCTTGATATTCCGCTGCTCCATATCTCTGTGCGACTGTGGCGGGGCATACACCCCAAGATCGAGCGTGGAGGGCTAGCACCAGAGATGATGTGGACGCTGCTCATGTGCACGGTTGCATTTCTCTGTTTGTTTGCGTGGCTGTTGTGGCTCCGATTACACAACTTGAGCCTACGTGAGGAACTGGTTACGCTTCGTCGTCAGGCACTGGCAACTGCATAA
- the ccmA gene encoding heme ABC exporter ATP-binding protein CcmA, with protein sequence MKSWVLEAENLSKTFAWVPVLRNVSCRIAQGESVAIFGPNGAGKTTFLRLLATLLTPSSGTLRLFEHAADDLVVRRKLGFLGHDSFLYPDLTPVENLTFYGKAYGLSDVRSRIASVLQFVGLQDWGDTPVRTFSRGMEQRAALARALLHEPELLLFDEPYTGLDARGIATLQTTLTQTKAQGKTVVFTTHDFALGLDLCDRALIFSHGRLVWQSEGKLPSVTEFNEIYHSETQPSFLTTPNAERRTTH encoded by the coding sequence ATGAAATCGTGGGTGCTGGAAGCGGAAAATCTTAGTAAAACGTTCGCGTGGGTGCCGGTCCTGCGCAATGTCTCGTGTCGTATCGCTCAGGGAGAGAGCGTTGCCATCTTCGGTCCCAATGGGGCAGGCAAAACCACCTTCCTGCGCTTATTGGCAACATTATTAACGCCGTCGAGTGGCACGTTACGACTCTTTGAGCACGCTGCTGACGACCTCGTGGTGCGGCGCAAACTGGGCTTCCTTGGGCACGATAGCTTTCTCTACCCTGATCTAACGCCAGTCGAAAATCTCACCTTCTACGGCAAAGCGTACGGCCTTTCGGACGTGCGCAGTCGGATTGCCTCAGTGTTACAGTTCGTTGGACTCCAAGATTGGGGAGATACACCAGTGCGCACCTTTTCTCGTGGTATGGAACAACGTGCCGCCTTGGCGCGAGCGTTGCTCCACGAACCTGAATTATTGCTGTTCGATGAACCTTACACAGGGCTCGATGCGCGTGGCATCGCAACGTTACAAACAACACTGACGCAGACCAAGGCACAAGGAAAGACCGTCGTTTTCACCACGCATGATTTTGCTCTTGGGCTTGACCTTTGTGATCGAGCCTTAATTTTCAGTCATGGTCGTCTCGTCTGGCAGTCAGAGGGAAAACTCCCATCAGTCACAGAGTTCAACGAGATCTACCATTCTGAGACTCAGCCCTCTTTTCTCACAACGCCGAACGCCGAACGCCGAACGACGCATTAG
- the pdxA gene encoding 4-hydroxythreonine-4-phosphate dehydrogenase PdxA, which translates to MVPLIGITMGDPAGIGPEVALAAAVKKPPKCRLVVLGDLGVLRDTAERLALPLKPIAWEPDLPYPRSARTLPVIELSRLEPPQRQPGHPTAMGGEASYRYVETAVRFAQREVLQGIVTAPISKAMWHAAKRDYPGHTELLATLTHTPEVRMMLVGKRLRVILVTTHLALSRVPASLSSERILRTIQMTVEHLRRFHGIAQPRLAVAGLNPHAGEAGAFGDEEELIVAPAVQQAQAQGFTTAGPFPADTIFVRATRGEFDGVICLYHDQGLIPLKLLSWEDGVNITVGLPIVRTSPDHGTAFDIAGQGKANPRSMRAALKLAVQMTQDRSIHEPSHLS; encoded by the coding sequence ATGGTTCCTCTGATTGGCATAACGATGGGCGATCCTGCAGGGATCGGCCCAGAGGTGGCACTTGCGGCAGCGGTGAAAAAGCCGCCAAAGTGTCGTTTGGTTGTTTTGGGTGACCTCGGCGTACTTCGCGATACGGCGGAACGACTCGCTTTGCCTTTGAAGCCGATCGCTTGGGAGCCGGACCTTCCGTATCCCAGAAGCGCACGAACCCTTCCCGTCATTGAGTTGTCCCGCCTCGAACCACCGCAGCGTCAACCTGGGCACCCCACAGCGATGGGCGGAGAGGCTTCCTATCGATATGTGGAAACTGCGGTCCGCTTTGCTCAGCGTGAGGTGCTACAAGGCATTGTTACCGCGCCTATTAGCAAGGCCATGTGGCACGCAGCGAAACGAGATTATCCTGGTCACACTGAGTTACTCGCAACACTGACACATACCCCAGAAGTGCGCATGATGCTCGTCGGTAAGAGACTGCGGGTTATTTTAGTGACGACACACCTGGCGTTATCGCGAGTCCCTGCTTCCCTCTCAAGTGAACGGATTCTAAGGACCATCCAGATGACGGTGGAGCACTTGCGGCGATTTCATGGGATCGCGCAGCCGCGACTAGCCGTTGCTGGTCTCAACCCACATGCGGGGGAGGCTGGGGCGTTTGGTGATGAAGAAGAACTCATCGTGGCTCCAGCGGTACAGCAAGCGCAAGCGCAAGGATTTACTACAGCAGGGCCATTTCCTGCCGATACGATCTTTGTCCGCGCTACGCGTGGGGAATTCGATGGGGTGATTTGCTTGTACCATGATCAGGGATTAATCCCACTTAAGTTATTGTCGTGGGAAGATGGCGTCAATATCACCGTGGGATTGCCGATTGTTCGGACCTCGCCAGATCATGGAACGGCGTTCGATATCGCGGGACAAGGAAAAGCCAACCCACGAAGCATGCGTGCTGCGCTCAAGTTAGCTGTACAGATGACACAGGACCGGAGCATACATGAACCCAGCCATCTTTCGTGA
- a CDS encoding type II toxin-antitoxin system MqsA family antitoxin, with protein MTQRKYCLSPSMILPSDQKNGATIINVAGGSEIVKRKYHQCHFCGGLVSEQEVTVDYRWGEELVTVIRHVPVGVCEVCGEKYFKAEVVKAMEKTARSRSKPKEVIQVPVRELKVA; from the coding sequence ATGACCCAGAGGAAGTATTGTTTATCACCATCTATGATCCTTCCAAGCGACCAGAAAAATGGAGCGACAATTATCAACGTCGCCGGAGGCAGTGAAATCGTGAAACGTAAATATCACCAGTGCCACTTCTGCGGTGGCCTCGTGTCAGAACAAGAAGTGACAGTTGATTATCGCTGGGGAGAAGAACTGGTTACAGTAATCAGACACGTTCCCGTGGGAGTTTGCGAGGTATGTGGGGAGAAGTATTTCAAGGCTGAGGTTGTGAAAGCAATGGAGAAAACCGCTCGCTCTCGCAGCAAACCGAAGGAAGTGATTCAGGTTCCGGTGCGGGAGTTGAAAGTCGCATAG
- the mfd gene encoding transcription-repair coupling factor — MLHPAVPSQLFPFSETLDQFCSTLPRTSPGNSVRIGGLRGAAQAFFLAQWFLRTPTPTLCLLPSTQAAETFVDDLRFFLAAEKPALQQVFLYPAWDVPAFEGVSPSSETLAAQVEGLYALAELPTPLIVSTIDAVAQCVMPQEDFFTATKVVRAKQEVSLSNLVEHLTQWGYRRVPLVEEKGEISVRGGIVDVFPPLATQPLRIEFFDDIVDSLRTFDPASQRSLDHIEEFTFLPMRFFSVARLQNSRRRVEEVLADSEAKQREQQRISENFKSGLPFPGVEFLLPYLYAGLERFEDYLPRGTVVWISEPATVRAECESFMSRILACAAQAQEAGHLVPPPESLYLGPEEAWKQFLSRVRVELPVLETAETEFTVTRNSHVDLKPILHARGGEGGLAPLVERIRDWQDERHRVVLAVSSALQASHLQTLLLGHELRLPVEQMWQNDSAQPTAIVIGPLSHGFTLPGDGLVLLSEEEIFGERRHRRRSRPRPVADYLTGLSQLTVGDYVVHIDHGVGRYQGLRHLSVAGTDGDYLHLEYAGGDRLYLPVERINLVQKYSGADGHAPGLDRLGGGSWEKVKKKTREAILAMARELLEVHAARASTERPATAKLDEDYEEFVARFPFEETSGQRAAIEDVIADLRNDKPMDRLVCGDVGYGKTEVALRAAFLTVQSGKQVAVLVPTTILAQQHSETFARRFAEYPMRIELLNRFRSPQEVKTVIQGLAAGTVDIVIGTHRLLQRDIVFKNLGLIVVDEEHRFGVAHKEKIKKMRYLVDVLTLSATPIPRTLNMALMGLRDLSVIETPPVDRQAIRTYVARFDEGLIRSAILQELGRGGQVFFVHNRVETIEKMAKQLRELVPEATIAIGHGQMDEHELEKVMLDFMHHRCNMLLCSSIIESGLDIPTANTIIISRADQFGLAQLYQLRGRVGRSAQKAYAYLLIPGEHLVTKDATRRLEVLQELDDLGGGFRLAAHDLEIRGAGNLLGKEQSGQVAAVGFDLYAQMLEETVVELRGGKIRVQIEPDIQLGVPAYIPEAYIPDVNQRLVFYKKMANVDSRADLEDLAAEMEDRFGSLPQLVLTFLEVMDLRRVLREYLVTSIYKKGEKVTLHFHPDSHIKGERLVALLQKDRGRSQLTPDLRFTFTLKPDEDVMVATKGLLQSLSES, encoded by the coding sequence ATGTTACACCCTGCCGTTCCTTCCCAGTTATTTCCATTCTCAGAAACACTCGATCAGTTTTGCTCAACCCTTCCGCGTACATCACCAGGGAACTCCGTGCGTATTGGCGGGCTGCGTGGTGCCGCCCAGGCGTTTTTCCTTGCACAATGGTTCTTGCGAACTCCGACACCAACGCTCTGTTTGTTACCCTCGACGCAAGCTGCAGAGACGTTTGTTGACGATTTGCGTTTTTTTCTTGCTGCGGAAAAGCCTGCGCTGCAACAAGTCTTCCTTTACCCTGCGTGGGATGTGCCAGCTTTTGAAGGGGTATCGCCAAGCAGTGAGACGTTAGCAGCTCAGGTCGAAGGGCTCTATGCGTTGGCTGAGCTACCGACGCCGCTGATTGTTTCAACCATTGACGCTGTTGCCCAGTGTGTCATGCCGCAGGAAGATTTTTTTACCGCCACGAAAGTGGTGCGTGCCAAGCAGGAGGTGTCACTCTCCAACTTAGTCGAACATCTGACGCAGTGGGGGTATCGTCGGGTGCCGTTGGTCGAAGAAAAAGGTGAGATTAGCGTACGTGGTGGAATTGTCGATGTCTTTCCTCCCTTAGCGACGCAACCTCTACGGATCGAATTTTTCGATGACATCGTTGATTCATTACGGACCTTTGATCCAGCTTCGCAGCGGTCACTGGATCATATCGAGGAGTTCACCTTTCTGCCGATGCGTTTCTTCTCTGTGGCACGACTGCAGAATTCCCGCCGTAGAGTGGAAGAGGTCTTGGCCGATAGCGAAGCCAAACAACGCGAGCAACAACGTATCAGCGAGAACTTCAAGAGCGGCCTGCCATTTCCCGGTGTTGAGTTTTTATTGCCGTATCTCTATGCGGGTCTTGAACGATTCGAAGATTATCTCCCACGCGGGACTGTCGTGTGGATTTCCGAGCCCGCGACCGTCCGCGCTGAGTGCGAGAGTTTCATGAGTCGGATTCTCGCGTGTGCTGCGCAAGCGCAAGAAGCTGGTCACCTCGTTCCTCCGCCGGAGTCATTATATCTCGGCCCAGAAGAAGCCTGGAAACAATTCTTGTCACGCGTCAGGGTTGAACTGCCGGTGCTGGAAACGGCGGAGACGGAGTTTACCGTAACGCGAAATTCCCATGTGGATCTGAAACCGATTCTGCACGCTCGCGGTGGTGAAGGTGGCTTGGCACCGTTGGTAGAACGGATTCGCGACTGGCAAGACGAGCGTCATCGAGTTGTTCTTGCCGTATCGAGTGCCTTACAAGCTTCGCATTTGCAAACCCTCTTGCTTGGGCATGAACTGCGTTTGCCAGTGGAGCAAATGTGGCAAAACGATAGTGCTCAGCCCACGGCGATCGTCATTGGTCCATTGTCGCACGGGTTTACGCTTCCTGGTGACGGTCTAGTGCTTCTTTCCGAGGAAGAGATTTTTGGTGAACGCCGTCATCGTCGCCGCTCACGGCCTCGCCCGGTTGCCGACTATCTCACCGGTCTGAGTCAGCTCACCGTTGGCGATTATGTGGTGCATATCGATCATGGGGTCGGGCGTTATCAGGGGTTACGACATCTCAGCGTGGCCGGGACAGACGGTGACTACCTGCATCTTGAGTATGCTGGTGGCGACCGGCTCTACTTACCAGTCGAGCGTATTAACCTGGTACAGAAGTACTCAGGTGCAGACGGGCATGCCCCTGGCCTTGATCGCTTAGGTGGAGGCAGTTGGGAAAAGGTCAAGAAAAAAACCCGTGAAGCAATCCTGGCGATGGCACGTGAACTGTTGGAGGTGCATGCTGCCCGTGCCAGTACCGAACGACCGGCGACCGCGAAGTTAGACGAAGACTACGAAGAGTTTGTCGCGCGCTTTCCCTTTGAAGAAACAAGTGGACAACGCGCAGCGATCGAAGATGTCATTGCTGATCTGCGGAATGACAAACCCATGGATCGCCTCGTGTGTGGGGATGTTGGCTACGGTAAAACCGAAGTCGCGCTTCGTGCAGCGTTTTTGACAGTACAAAGTGGTAAACAGGTTGCCGTGTTAGTCCCAACGACGATCCTCGCGCAACAACACTCGGAAACGTTTGCTCGCCGGTTTGCTGAGTATCCTATGCGGATTGAACTCCTCAATCGTTTCCGCTCCCCACAAGAAGTAAAGACAGTCATTCAGGGACTTGCAGCAGGAACCGTTGACATTGTCATTGGCACCCATCGACTGCTGCAGCGTGATATTGTCTTCAAAAATCTCGGTCTCATTGTCGTTGACGAAGAACATCGCTTCGGGGTAGCGCATAAAGAGAAAATCAAGAAAATGCGCTACCTGGTCGATGTGTTGACGCTCTCAGCGACACCGATTCCACGCACGCTGAATATGGCACTCATGGGGTTACGTGACCTCAGTGTCATAGAAACACCGCCGGTCGATCGTCAAGCGATCCGTACGTATGTCGCGCGTTTTGACGAAGGATTGATTCGTTCGGCCATCTTGCAAGAGCTGGGACGTGGTGGGCAAGTCTTTTTCGTCCACAATCGTGTCGAAACCATCGAAAAAATGGCCAAACAATTGCGCGAACTGGTGCCGGAAGCCACGATTGCTATTGGACATGGGCAAATGGACGAGCATGAGTTGGAGAAAGTCATGCTCGATTTTATGCACCATCGCTGCAACATGCTTTTATGCTCATCAATCATTGAGTCTGGCCTCGATATTCCTACAGCGAACACCATCATTATCAGCCGCGCCGATCAATTTGGTCTGGCCCAGCTCTATCAATTACGTGGTCGTGTCGGACGCTCTGCCCAAAAAGCCTACGCGTACTTGTTAATCCCCGGTGAACATTTAGTGACGAAGGATGCAACGCGACGACTCGAAGTGTTACAGGAACTAGATGACCTCGGTGGTGGTTTTCGCCTTGCCGCGCATGATCTCGAAATCCGCGGAGCAGGAAACTTACTCGGCAAAGAACAATCCGGTCAGGTGGCAGCAGTTGGGTTTGATCTCTATGCCCAGATGCTTGAAGAGACTGTAGTTGAGCTCCGTGGCGGAAAAATTCGCGTCCAAATCGAACCAGATATCCAACTTGGAGTTCCAGCCTATATTCCTGAAGCGTACATCCCCGATGTGAACCAACGCCTGGTGTTCTATAAGAAGATGGCGAATGTCGATAGCCGGGCAGACCTCGAAGATCTTGCGGCTGAGATGGAAGATCGCTTCGGATCGCTCCCGCAATTGGTGTTAACGTTTCTTGAAGTCATGGACTTGCGTCGAGTATTACGTGAGTATCTGGTGACATCAATTTACAAAAAAGGTGAGAAGGTAACATTGCATTTCCATCCAGACTCACACATAAAAGGTGAGCGGTTGGTCGCGCTTCTCCAGAAAGATCGGGGACGGTCGCAACTCACGCCGGATCTACGCTTTACTTTTACCTTGAAGCCTGATGAAGATGTGATGGTAGCGACGAAAGGGCTCTTGCAAAGCTTAAGTGAGTCATAA
- a CDS encoding DUF4258 domain-containing protein has translation MEREKKHGRAETIRALIRAGKYEFSIHAEKERQADKITLEELEEALSSCKVIEDYPTDPRGASCLVLGFAGERPVHAVCAIKHDPEEVLFITIYDPSKRPEKWSDNYQRRRRQ, from the coding sequence ATGGAGCGAGAAAAAAAGCATGGTAGAGCAGAGACGATAAGAGCACTGATCAGGGCCGGAAAGTATGAGTTTTCTATTCACGCTGAGAAAGAACGTCAGGCGGATAAAATCACACTAGAAGAGTTAGAGGAAGCGTTAAGTAGTTGTAAGGTTATAGAGGATTACCCAACGGACCCGCGCGGAGCCAGTTGCTTAGTCCTTGGGTTTGCAGGAGAACGGCCAGTACACGCAGTATGCGCAATCAAGCATGACCCAGAGGAAGTATTGTTTATCACCATCTATGATCCTTCCAAGCGACCAGAAAAATGGAGCGACAATTATCAACGTCGCCGGAGGCAGTGA
- a CDS encoding site-specific DNA-methyltransferase, which yields MQALSIQHRYTKKRQKNNDWSFSELTQGQTLWGPHGYHRYPAKFIPQLVRRIIDEYSTTGSLIVDPFVGSAIT from the coding sequence ATGCAAGCTCTTTCGATACAGCATAGATATACGAAAAAACGGCAGAAAAATAATGACTGGTCATTCTCGGAACTTACCCAAGGTCAAACACTGTGGGGACCTCATGGCTATCACCGGTATCCTGCCAAGTTCATACCTCAACTTGTTCGCCGTATTATTGACGAATATTCGACAACAGGATCACTGATTGTTGACCCGTTTGTTGGATCAGCCATTACCTAA
- a CDS encoding CcmD family protein encodes MEHTSYLFAAFLAVWVIVFAYLFALSRRHRTLANEVEALRRMMEQKGESH; translated from the coding sequence ATGGAACATACGTCGTATCTCTTCGCCGCATTTCTAGCGGTGTGGGTGATTGTCTTTGCCTACCTTTTCGCATTGTCTCGCCGACACCGTACTCTTGCCAACGAAGTTGAAGCCTTGCGTCGGATGATGGAGCAAAAAGGAGAGTCCCATTAA